The Watersipora subatra chromosome 1, tzWatSuba1.1, whole genome shotgun sequence genome has a window encoding:
- the LOC137398440 gene encoding protein FRA10AC1 homolog isoform X3: MLFLHFKLTPVRMSAAKASKRIATSFDYGSEFEQDSEVERKKVSRRDLDDRNAPPAVSKPSKTAFVEERSKDEARYMRHHHISTNAYARHKELVNNYLMYYGGKISDFDNKSAHRNDRDIIRENHQFVWEEGEEGESWDKKLAKKYYDKLFKEYCLADLSRYKEKKIAMRWRTEREIVSGKGQFVCGNKACSTEEGLKSWEVNFAYVEKEVKKNSLVKLRLCYRCSSKLNYHKKNREVSTISKEVTEEASSFGTSKDTDKKSFSQVFEE; the protein is encoded by the exons atg TTATTTCTTCACTTCAAGTTGACGCCGGTTAGGATGTCTGCTGCAAAGGCCAGCAAG AGAATTGCTACCTCGTTTGACTATGGATCAGAATTTGAGCAAGACAGTGAAGTGGAGCGTAAAAAGGTATCTAGGAGGGATTTGGATGATAGGAATGCCCCACCGGCGGTATCAAAGCCATCAAAAACAGCATTTGTAGAAGAGAGATCAAAGGATGAGGCGAGATACATGAGGCATCATCACATAAGCACAAATGCT TATGCAAGGCACAAGGAGCTCGTCAATAATTATCTCATGTACTATGGAGGAAAGATTTCAGATTTTGACAACAA GTCAGCACACAGAAATGATAGAGATATAATCCGAGAGAACCACCAGTTTGTGTGGGAAGAAGGGGAGGAAGGTGAATCTTGGGATAAGAAGCTAGCCAAGAAATATTATGACAAGTTATTCAAAGAGTACTGTTTGGCTGATCTCAGCAGGTATAAGGAGAAAAAG ATTGCTATGCGATGGCGAACGGAGAGGGAAATCGTCAGTGGTAAAGGCCAATTTGTGTGCGGAAACAAAGCTTGCAGTACAGAAGAGGGACTGAAAAGTTGGGAGGTGAACTTCGCATACGTTGAGAAGGAAGTGAAGAAGAACTCTCTTGTTAAACTGA GATTATGTTATCGCTGCTCTTCCAAATTAAATTACCACAAAAAGAACCGGGAAGTATCTACCATTTCAAAGGAAGTTACAGAAGAGGCTTCTTCTTTCG gGACAAGCAAGGACACTGATAAAAAGAG
- the LOC137398440 gene encoding protein FRA10AC1-like isoform X2 has protein sequence MLFLHFKLTPVRMSAAKASKRIATSFDYGSEFEQDSEVERKKVSRRDLDDRNAPPAVSKPSKTAFVEERSKDEARYMRHHHISTNAYARHKELVNNYLMYYGGKISDFDNKSAHRNDRDIIRENHQFVWEEGEEGESWDKKLAKKYYDKLFKEYCLADLSRYKEKKIAMRWRTEREIVSGKGQFVCGNKACSTEEGLKSWEVNFAYVEKEVKKNSLVKLRLCYRCSSKLNYHKKNREVSTISKEVTEEASSFGTSKDTDKKSDFRMTSLINELLF, from the exons atg TTATTTCTTCACTTCAAGTTGACGCCGGTTAGGATGTCTGCTGCAAAGGCCAGCAAG AGAATTGCTACCTCGTTTGACTATGGATCAGAATTTGAGCAAGACAGTGAAGTGGAGCGTAAAAAGGTATCTAGGAGGGATTTGGATGATAGGAATGCCCCACCGGCGGTATCAAAGCCATCAAAAACAGCATTTGTAGAAGAGAGATCAAAGGATGAGGCGAGATACATGAGGCATCATCACATAAGCACAAATGCT TATGCAAGGCACAAGGAGCTCGTCAATAATTATCTCATGTACTATGGAGGAAAGATTTCAGATTTTGACAACAA GTCAGCACACAGAAATGATAGAGATATAATCCGAGAGAACCACCAGTTTGTGTGGGAAGAAGGGGAGGAAGGTGAATCTTGGGATAAGAAGCTAGCCAAGAAATATTATGACAAGTTATTCAAAGAGTACTGTTTGGCTGATCTCAGCAGGTATAAGGAGAAAAAG ATTGCTATGCGATGGCGAACGGAGAGGGAAATCGTCAGTGGTAAAGGCCAATTTGTGTGCGGAAACAAAGCTTGCAGTACAGAAGAGGGACTGAAAAGTTGGGAGGTGAACTTCGCATACGTTGAGAAGGAAGTGAAGAAGAACTCTCTTGTTAAACTGA GATTATGTTATCGCTGCTCTTCCAAATTAAATTACCACAAAAAGAACCGGGAAGTATCTACCATTTCAAAGGAAGTTACAGAAGAGGCTTCTTCTTTCG gGACAAGCAAGGACACTGATAAAAAGAG CGATTTTCGTATGACCAGCCTGATCAATGAACTACTATTCTAA
- the LOC137398440 gene encoding protein FRA10AC1-like isoform X4, translating to MSAAKASKRIATSFDYGSEFEQDSEVERKKVSRRDLDDRNAPPAVSKPSKTAFVEERSKDEARYMRHHHISTNAYARHKELVNNYLMYYGGKISDFDNKSAHRNDRDIIRENHQFVWEEGEEGESWDKKLAKKYYDKLFKEYCLADLSRYKEKKIAMRWRTEREIVSGKGQFVCGNKACSTEEGLKSWEVNFAYVEKEVKKNSLVKLRLCYRCSSKLNYHKKNREVSTISKEVTEEASSFGTSKDTDKKSDFRMTSLINELLF from the exons ATGTCTGCTGCAAAGGCCAGCAAG AGAATTGCTACCTCGTTTGACTATGGATCAGAATTTGAGCAAGACAGTGAAGTGGAGCGTAAAAAGGTATCTAGGAGGGATTTGGATGATAGGAATGCCCCACCGGCGGTATCAAAGCCATCAAAAACAGCATTTGTAGAAGAGAGATCAAAGGATGAGGCGAGATACATGAGGCATCATCACATAAGCACAAATGCT TATGCAAGGCACAAGGAGCTCGTCAATAATTATCTCATGTACTATGGAGGAAAGATTTCAGATTTTGACAACAA GTCAGCACACAGAAATGATAGAGATATAATCCGAGAGAACCACCAGTTTGTGTGGGAAGAAGGGGAGGAAGGTGAATCTTGGGATAAGAAGCTAGCCAAGAAATATTATGACAAGTTATTCAAAGAGTACTGTTTGGCTGATCTCAGCAGGTATAAGGAGAAAAAG ATTGCTATGCGATGGCGAACGGAGAGGGAAATCGTCAGTGGTAAAGGCCAATTTGTGTGCGGAAACAAAGCTTGCAGTACAGAAGAGGGACTGAAAAGTTGGGAGGTGAACTTCGCATACGTTGAGAAGGAAGTGAAGAAGAACTCTCTTGTTAAACTGA GATTATGTTATCGCTGCTCTTCCAAATTAAATTACCACAAAAAGAACCGGGAAGTATCTACCATTTCAAAGGAAGTTACAGAAGAGGCTTCTTCTTTCG gGACAAGCAAGGACACTGATAAAAAGAG CGATTTTCGTATGACCAGCCTGATCAATGAACTACTATTCTAA